A window from Eubalaena glacialis isolate mEubGla1 chromosome 1, mEubGla1.1.hap2.+ XY, whole genome shotgun sequence encodes these proteins:
- the RASGEF1A gene encoding ras-GEF domain-containing family member 1A, whose protein sequence is MPQTSVVFSSILGPSCSGQVQPGMGERGGGACSSGDLIFQDGRLISGSLEALMEHLVPTVDYYPDRTYIFTFLLSSRVFVPPHDLLARVGQICLEQRQQLEAGSDKARLKSFSAKIVQLLKEWTEAFPYDFQDEKAMAELKAITHRVTQCDEENGTVKKAIAQMTQSLLLSLAARSQLQELREKLRSPAMDRGPILKAKPPAAQKDILGVCCDPLVLAQQLTHIELERVSSIHPEDLMQIVSHMDSRDKHRCRGDLIKTYSLEAYDNWFNCLSMLVATEVCRVVKKKHRTRMLEFFIDVARECFNIGNFNSMMAIISGMNLSPVARLKKTWSKVKTAKFDVLEHHMDPSSNFCNYRTALQGATQRSQMANSSREKIVIPVFNLFVKDIYFLHKIHTNHLPNGHINFKKFWDISRQIHEFMTWTQVECPFEKDKKIQSYLLTAPIYSEEALFIASFESEGPENHMEKDSWKTLRTTLLNRA, encoded by the exons ATGCCCCAGACGTCCGTGGTCTTCTCCAGCATCCTCGGGCCCAGCTGTAGTGGACAGGTGCAGCCCGGCATGGGGGAgcgaggaggtggggcctgcagctccGGGGACCTCATCTTCCAAGACGGACGTCTCATCTCCGGGTCCCTGGAGGCCTTGATGGAGCACTTGGTCCCCACAGTGGACTATTACCCCGAT AGGACGTACATCTTCACGTTTCTCTTGAGCTCCCGGGTCTTCGTCCCCCCTCATGACCTGCTGGCCCGCGTGGGGCAGATCTGCCTGGAGCAGAGGCAGCAGCTGGAGGCCGGATCTGATAAG gccagGCTGAAGTCCTTCTCAGCCAAGATCGTGCAGCTACTGAAGGAGTGGACAGAGGCCTTCCCCTACGACTTCCAGGACGAGAAGGCCATGGCCGAACTGAAAGCCATCACCCACCGGGTCACCCAGTGTGATGAG gagaatGGCACGGTGAAGAAGGCCATCGCCCAAATGACGCAGAGCCTGCTGCTGTCCCTGGCTGCCCGGAGCCAGCTTCAGGAGCTGCGTGAGAAGCTCCGCTCACCGGCCATGGACAGAGGGCCCATCCTCAAGGCCAAGCCGCCAGCCGCGCAGAAGGACATCCTGGGCGTGTGCTGTGACCCCCTGGTGCTGGCCCAGCAGCTGACTCACATCGAGCTG GAGAGGGTCAGCAGCATCCACCCTGAGGACCTGATGCAGATCGTCAGCCACATGGACTCTCGGGACAAGCACAGG TGCCGAGGGGACCTGATTAAGACCTACAGCCTGGAGGCCTACGACAACTGGTTCAACTGCCTCAGCATGCTGGTGGCCACCGAGGTGTGCCGG GTGGTGAAGAAGAAGCATCGGACTCGCATGCTGGAGTTCTTCATCGACGTGGCCCGAGAGTGCTTCAACATCGGGAACTTCAACTCCATGATGGCCATCATCT CTGGCATGAACCTCAGTCCTGTGGCGAGGCTGAAGAAAACCTGGTCCAAAGTCAAGACGGCCAAGTTCGACGTCTTAGAG CACCACATGGACCCATCCAGCAACTTCTGCAACTACCGCACAGCCCTGCAGGGGGCCACACAGAGATCCCAGATGGCCAACAGCAGCCGGGAGAAGATCGTCATCCCTGTGTTCAACCTCTTCGTTAAGGACATCTACTTCCTGCACAAAATCCACACCAACCACCTGCCCAATGGACACATTAACTTCAAG AAATTTTGGGACATCTCCAGACAGATCCATGAGTTCATGACATGGACACAGGTAGAGTGTCCCTTCGAGAAGGACAAGAAGATTCAGAGTTACCTGCTGACGGCTCCCATCTATAGCGAGGAAG CTCTCTTCATCGCCTCCTTCGAAAGTGAAGGTCCTGAGAACCACATGGAAAAGGACAGCTGGAAGACCCTCAG GACCACTCTCCTTAACAGAGCCTGA